One region of Polaribacter pectinis genomic DNA includes:
- a CDS encoding RNA polymerase sigma factor, translating into MKIIKLHNEKSLIKKATDNNREAQKQLFEQHSPKMLGVCRQYVKDLHHAEDLMLQGFLKVFTNLHKFKHEGSFEGWIRRIMVNTCISYLRKKNIVDLSDEDYVFNDAATENLENTSVEDIQKLIDKLPEGYKMVFNLYAIEGYKHQEIAAKLGISESTSKSQLFKARKLLQQNYKIMNKTIHENK; encoded by the coding sequence TTGAAAATTATTAAACTGCATAACGAAAAGTCGCTCATTAAAAAAGCGACAGACAACAACAGAGAAGCGCAAAAACAATTGTTTGAGCAGCATTCGCCTAAAATGTTGGGAGTTTGCAGGCAATATGTAAAAGATTTACATCATGCAGAAGATTTAATGTTACAAGGTTTCTTAAAGGTTTTTACCAACTTACACAAGTTCAAACACGAAGGTAGTTTCGAAGGTTGGATTCGCAGAATAATGGTGAATACTTGCATTTCTTACCTCCGTAAAAAGAATATAGTCGATTTATCTGATGAAGATTATGTTTTTAATGATGCAGCTACAGAAAATTTAGAAAATACTTCTGTAGAAGACATTCAAAAACTGATAGATAAATTGCCAGAAGGTTACAAAATGGTATTTAATTTATACGCCATAGAAGGTTATAAACATCAGGAAATTGCAGCCAAATTAGGCATTTCTGAAAGTACATCGAAATCGCAATTATTTAAAGCACGTAAATTATTGCAACAAAATTATAAGATAATGAATAAAACAATTCATGAAAACAAATAA
- the ald gene encoding alanine dehydrogenase, giving the protein MKVGIPKEIKNNESRVGMTPAGVFELTKKNHTVFVQSTAGEGSGFFDKDYQEVGATILPTIEDVYNQSDMIVKVKEPIALEYPLIRENQIVFTYFHFASSEPLTKAMIESKSVCIAYETVEDADGTLPLLTPMSEVAGRMAIQQGAKYLEKPIKGRGILLGGVPGVAPGKVLVLGAGVVGVQAAKMAAGLGAHVTIMDINMKRLRYVNDVLPNHVTTAFSSEYSIRQLIKSHDLIIGGVLVKGGKAPKLIRKDMLKDMRPGTVIVDVAVDQGGCFETTKATTHEDPTYIIDDVVHYCVANMPGAVPYTSTIALTNVTLPYILNIANKGWEEACTKDVALAKGLNIIKGKIVYKEISEAFQLEAFEA; this is encoded by the coding sequence ATGAAAGTAGGAATTCCTAAAGAAATTAAGAATAACGAAAGTAGAGTTGGTATGACACCTGCAGGTGTTTTCGAATTGACTAAAAAAAATCATACTGTTTTTGTGCAATCAACAGCAGGAGAAGGAAGTGGTTTTTTTGATAAAGATTATCAAGAAGTAGGCGCAACTATTTTACCAACAATAGAAGACGTATACAATCAAAGTGATATGATTGTAAAAGTAAAAGAACCAATTGCTTTAGAATATCCTCTTATTAGAGAAAATCAAATTGTATTTACGTATTTTCATTTTGCTTCAAGCGAACCTTTAACCAAAGCAATGATAGAAAGTAAATCTGTTTGTATCGCTTACGAAACAGTAGAAGATGCAGATGGTACTTTACCATTATTAACACCAATGTCAGAAGTTGCAGGAAGAATGGCAATTCAGCAAGGAGCTAAATATTTAGAGAAACCAATTAAAGGACGCGGAATTTTATTAGGTGGAGTTCCAGGAGTTGCTCCCGGAAAAGTTTTAGTTTTAGGAGCAGGAGTTGTTGGCGTACAAGCAGCAAAAATGGCTGCAGGTTTAGGAGCACATGTAACTATTATGGATATTAATATGAAACGTTTACGTTATGTAAATGATGTTTTACCAAACCATGTTACTACTGCTTTTTCTAGTGAATACAGTATAAGGCAATTAATAAAATCACACGATTTAATTATTGGTGGAGTTTTAGTAAAAGGAGGAAAAGCGCCAAAATTAATTAGAAAAGATATGCTTAAGGATATGCGTCCAGGAACTGTAATAGTTGATGTAGCCGTAGATCAAGGAGGATGTTTTGAAACCACAAAAGCAACAACGCACGAAGACCCAACTTACATTATAGATGATGTAGTTCACTACTGTGTAGCAAATATGCCAGGCGCAGTACCTTATACTTCTACCATAGCATTAACAAATGTAACTTTACCTTATATTTTAAATATTGCAAATAAAGGTTGGGAAGAAGCTTGTACTAAAGATGTAGCTCTGGCAAAAGGATTAAATATTATTAAAGGAAAAATAGTTTATAAAGAAATTAGCGAAGCATTTCAATTAGAGGCTTTTGAAGCTTAA
- the mqo gene encoding malate dehydrogenase (quinone): MKFKKEYDLICVGGGIMSATLALITKLLEPKTNILILERLDKVAQESSAAWNNAGTGHSALCELNYCPEKDGEVSIKKAVDICTQYEVSKQFWSYLTDKGLIENPNEFIASVKHHSWVLGKENADYLEDRFNEMKDHFMFDSIEFTKEISKMKEWFPLIANDRTEDEIMAASRINRGTEMNYGVLTEKLFHILKTEFDTPVHCNMEVEDIDPDTDLDWTVEVTNLKTKEKHQLEAEHVFIGAGGGSLLLLQKVEIDEKEGYGGFPVSGEWLVCTNEEIIKQHNAKVYSKAGIGDPPMSTPHLDTRYIDGKRQLMFGPFAGFSPKFLKEGSNLDLFKSIKYDNIPSMLGAFWHNLPLTKYLVEQVMMDKEDRMNSLRKFVKNAKSEDWEVMLAGQRVQIIKKDEFEGGKLQFGTEVISSKDGSITCLLGASPGASTATSIMLNVVEKAFPELMNSKKGKEKLKEIVPFYKTEVNKELFEVELEKSRKILNL; encoded by the coding sequence ATGAAATTCAAAAAAGAATACGATTTAATCTGCGTTGGTGGTGGAATTATGAGCGCAACTTTGGCGTTAATTACCAAATTATTAGAACCAAAAACCAATATTTTAATTTTAGAAAGATTAGATAAAGTTGCTCAAGAAAGTTCTGCTGCTTGGAATAACGCAGGAACAGGTCATTCAGCTTTATGTGAATTGAATTATTGCCCAGAAAAAGATGGCGAAGTTTCTATTAAAAAAGCAGTTGATATTTGTACACAATATGAAGTTTCAAAACAATTTTGGTCTTATTTAACGGATAAAGGTTTGATTGAAAACCCGAATGAATTTATTGCTTCTGTAAAGCATCATAGTTGGGTTTTAGGAAAAGAAAATGCCGATTATTTAGAGGATAGATTCAATGAAATGAAAGACCATTTTATGTTCGATTCTATTGAGTTTACTAAAGAAATCAGTAAAATGAAAGAATGGTTTCCACTAATTGCAAACGATAGAACAGAAGATGAAATTATGGCTGCTTCCAGAATTAATCGTGGAACAGAAATGAATTATGGTGTCTTAACTGAAAAGTTATTCCATATTTTAAAAACAGAATTCGATACGCCAGTTCATTGTAATATGGAGGTAGAAGATATTGATCCAGATACAGATTTAGACTGGACTGTTGAAGTAACCAATTTAAAAACTAAAGAGAAACATCAATTAGAAGCAGAACATGTTTTTATTGGAGCAGGAGGAGGAAGTTTGTTGTTGTTACAGAAAGTAGAAATTGACGAAAAAGAAGGTTATGGAGGTTTTCCTGTAAGTGGAGAATGGTTGGTTTGCACGAATGAAGAAATTATAAAACAACACAATGCAAAAGTGTATTCGAAAGCAGGAATTGGAGATCCACCAATGTCTACACCACATTTAGACACACGTTATATAGATGGAAAAAGACAATTAATGTTTGGTCCTTTTGCAGGTTTTAGTCCGAAATTCTTAAAAGAAGGTTCTAATTTAGACTTGTTTAAATCGATTAAATATGACAATATCCCTTCTATGTTAGGTGCGTTTTGGCACAATTTACCGCTCACAAAATATTTGGTAGAACAAGTAATGATGGATAAAGAAGACAGAATGAATTCTCTACGAAAGTTCGTAAAAAATGCAAAAAGTGAAGACTGGGAAGTTATGTTGGCAGGACAAAGAGTTCAAATTATTAAAAAAGATGAATTTGAGGGAGGGAAATTACAATTCGGAACAGAAGTGATTTCTAGTAAAGACGGAAGTATAACTTGTTTGTTAGGTGCTTCTCCTGGTGCTTCCACAGCAACTTCAATAATGTTAAATGTTGTTGAAAAAGCATTTCCAGAATTGATGAATTCTAAAAAAGGAAAAGAGAAGTTAAAAGAAATTGTTCCTTTTTACAAAACAGAAGTTAACAAAGAATTGTTTGAGGTAGAGTTGGAGAAGAGTAGAAAAATCTTGAATTTATAA
- the rpsF gene encoding 30S ribosomal protein S6: MNHYETVFILNPVLSDTQIKETVQKFEDYLVSKGAEMISKEDWGLKKLAYPIQKKKSGFYHLLEYKVAGEEISAFELEFRRDDSVMRYLTVKLDKHAAAWAKVRTERVKSTKK, encoded by the coding sequence ATGAATCATTACGAAACTGTTTTCATTTTGAATCCCGTTTTATCTGATACTCAGATAAAGGAGACAGTACAAAAGTTCGAAGATTATTTAGTTTCCAAAGGAGCTGAAATGATCTCAAAAGAAGATTGGGGCTTAAAGAAATTAGCTTATCCAATTCAAAAGAAAAAAAGTGGTTTTTATCACTTATTAGAGTACAAAGTTGCTGGAGAAGAAATCTCTGCGTTTGAGTTAGAATTTAGAAGAGATGATAGCGTTATGCGTTACCTAACTGTTAAATTAGACAAACATGCTGCAGCTTGGGCTAAAGTTAGAACTGAACGTGTTAAATCTACAAAAAAATAA
- the rpsR gene encoding 30S ribosomal protein S18 — MATIEQQAKGGKSADVRYLTPLDIDTKKEAKYCRFKKKGIKYIDYKDADFLMYLVNEQGKILPRRLTGTSLKYQRKVAQAIKRCRHLALMPYVGDLLK; from the coding sequence ATGGCTACAATAGAACAACAAGCAAAAGGTGGTAAATCTGCTGACGTTAGATATTTAACGCCTTTAGATATAGACACTAAAAAAGAAGCAAAATACTGTAGATTTAAGAAGAAAGGTATCAAGTATATCGATTATAAAGATGCAGATTTCTTAATGTATTTAGTAAACGAACAAGGTAAAATTTTACCAAGACGTTTAACAGGAACATCATTAAAATATCAACGTAAAGTAGCGCAGGCAATCAAAAGATGTCGTCATTTAGCGTTAATGCCTTATGTTGGAGATTTACTAAAATAA
- a CDS encoding sterol desaturase family protein, whose translation MQIPEIPNLIHYAIPFFVVTVILEVILTVKVKLEDYEFKDAGTSILMGLGNVAIGLFTKGVILSIFYLIYNFYHVFEISFVWWSWLLLLFAEDFCYYWFHRISHESRLFWASHVVHHSSKKYNLSTALRQTWSGSFYTFIFWFPLILIGFHPVMVLVQMSISLIYQYWIHTEMIDKMPKWFESIFNTPSHHRVHHATNPQYLDRNHAGIFIIWDRLFGTFEPENEKPVYGLVANIETYNPIKIAFIEWFAMFKDFLTPKISLKNRFLYLIKPPGWKHDNTGVSSKDLRKIWENKN comes from the coding sequence ATGCAAATACCTGAAATACCAAACTTGATTCATTATGCAATTCCATTTTTTGTTGTAACTGTTATTCTTGAGGTAATTTTAACAGTAAAAGTTAAATTAGAAGATTATGAATTTAAAGATGCTGGAACTTCCATTTTAATGGGTTTAGGGAATGTAGCTATAGGTTTATTTACAAAAGGTGTTATTTTAAGTATTTTCTATTTAATCTATAATTTCTATCATGTATTTGAAATTTCTTTTGTTTGGTGGTCTTGGTTACTGCTTTTATTTGCTGAAGATTTTTGCTATTATTGGTTTCATAGAATTAGTCATGAAAGTAGATTGTTTTGGGCAAGCCATGTAGTACATCATTCTTCTAAAAAGTACAATTTAAGTACTGCTTTAAGACAAACTTGGTCTGGCAGTTTTTATACATTTATCTTTTGGTTTCCTCTAATTTTAATAGGGTTTCACCCAGTTATGGTTTTGGTACAAATGTCTATTAGTTTAATTTATCAATATTGGATTCATACAGAAATGATAGATAAAATGCCCAAATGGTTCGAATCAATTTTTAACACACCAAGTCATCATAGAGTACATCATGCTACAAACCCGCAATATTTAGACAGAAATCATGCAGGAATTTTTATTATTTGGGATCGTCTTTTTGGCACTTTTGAACCAGAGAATGAAAAACCAGTCTATGGTTTAGTAGCAAATATAGAAACTTACAATCCTATAAAAATTGCATTTATTGAATGGTTTGCTATGTTTAAAGATTTTTTAACTCCTAAAATTTCTTTAAAAAACAGATTTTTATACTTGATAAAACCTCCAGGTTGGAAACATGACAACACTGGAGTTTCATCAAAAGATTTAAGAAAAATATGGGAAAATAAAAATTAA
- the rplI gene encoding 50S ribosomal protein L9, translated as MELILRQDVENLGFKDDIVDVKNGYGRNFLIPTGQAVLATSSAKKVLAENLKQRAYKEAKLIEDANAIAETIKGYEIKIASKTGSGDKLFGSVNNIDLAAALAKAGTDLDKKFIKVVGGSVKRLGKYEASVRLHRAVVADITFEVIAE; from the coding sequence ATGGAATTGATATTAAGACAAGACGTAGAAAATTTAGGATTTAAAGATGATATCGTAGACGTTAAAAACGGTTATGGAAGAAATTTTTTAATCCCTACAGGACAAGCAGTTTTAGCTACTTCATCTGCAAAGAAAGTTTTAGCAGAGAATTTAAAACAAAGAGCTTATAAAGAAGCTAAATTAATTGAAGATGCTAATGCAATAGCAGAAACAATTAAAGGATATGAAATTAAAATTGCATCTAAAACTGGTTCAGGAGACAAATTATTTGGTTCTGTAAACAACATAGATTTAGCTGCAGCATTAGCAAAAGCAGGAACAGACTTAGATAAGAAATTTATTAAAGTTGTTGGTGGTTCTGTTAAAAGATTAGGTAAATACGAAGCTTCTGTAAGATTACACAGAGCAGTAGTTGCAGATATTACTTTTGAAGTTATTGCTGAATAG
- a CDS encoding T9SS type A sorting domain-containing protein, translated as MIKKTCYLIFFIFSNLYSQVNFTNGETLLDLTHYSSDISALAAADLNNDGYKEIIVGSYYDNTIMFYKNINGDIQYFQRQLLIQNPNTNYYSDFDIYCEDVDSDGLIDIAVTHSNSGKISWYKNLGDYNFDGERAIAVINKPKSLVVGDIDNDGDNDFIVGSEDVDKITLLLNNSLAVFNEQVIISNTNYAVNKVKLYDLDKNGYLDVIGGQENGNIYWSKNIDGVNFSSAQFITGAADDGYGFDFLDVNGDSYDDIIFSSNYDDNLKYLLNINGNSFSSESIIDSSLSDPYNLLVKDFDHDGLKDIIVSTTSDDKIGWYKNNNGSFSSIIQITNNVNNPKYFLIEDLDNDNSLEIITSSYQSNESGGQKLSVFKKSPTSSSYEENIINFHFSAANAVQIADLDNDGNNDIISAFKSIVWNKNHGNDVFSSQYLISQNINNLFTLDVEVKDLNNDGWLDIIGITGGNLEIYKNMNGENFIPIHTQVIDEEGEDIEISDVNNDGYFDILISHRNGETPISKVINNGNFDFQSITPIYTFGGTGYKAYNFKCGDVDKDGYIDIVVGASDVSEIHWLKNDGNGNFTYQYIVSSIACNKIDIGDLDNDGNIDIIAAGNYSYGNSDLNWLENNSEGFSSPTKIDTQSLKSITLGDIDNDGFLDIVGTSYEYYSPYDERILYYLFKDGSFESQMTIESLGDALSLTKDAVLGDLNNDNKLDIVSSYYFINSVKYFMNSSTLSLEDINLTNSRNFKIYPNPSIEFIYWNKNLNISNISIFNSIGKLMYRNDKKITIDKLNVSFIPKGLYFIVAKSDQSIYTTKLIIK; from the coding sequence ATGATAAAAAAAACATGCTATCTAATATTTTTCATCTTTAGTAATCTTTACTCACAAGTTAACTTTACTAATGGAGAAACACTTTTAGATTTAACACATTATTCTTCAGACATATCAGCATTAGCTGCAGCAGATCTAAATAACGATGGATATAAAGAAATAATAGTTGGATCCTATTACGATAATACTATAATGTTTTACAAAAATATTAATGGTGATATTCAATACTTTCAAAGGCAACTTTTAATTCAAAACCCAAATACAAATTACTACTCTGATTTCGATATATATTGTGAAGATGTTGATAGTGATGGTTTAATTGATATTGCTGTTACACATTCTAATTCAGGTAAAATTTCATGGTATAAAAACTTAGGTGATTATAACTTTGATGGAGAAAGAGCTATTGCAGTTATTAATAAACCCAAAAGTTTAGTTGTCGGAGATATAGATAATGATGGTGATAATGATTTCATTGTTGGATCTGAAGATGTTGATAAAATAACGTTGTTATTAAATAATAGTTTAGCCGTATTTAATGAACAGGTAATAATCTCAAATACAAATTATGCAGTTAACAAAGTTAAGCTATATGATTTAGATAAAAACGGTTATTTAGATGTTATTGGTGGACAGGAAAATGGAAATATATATTGGTCTAAAAATATAGATGGCGTTAATTTCTCTTCTGCCCAGTTTATAACAGGAGCTGCAGATGACGGTTATGGTTTTGACTTTTTAGATGTAAACGGAGATTCTTATGATGATATCATTTTTTCATCTAATTATGATGATAACTTAAAATATTTGTTAAACATAAACGGAAATTCTTTTTCTTCTGAATCTATAATAGACAGTTCTTTATCAGACCCATACAATCTATTAGTGAAAGATTTTGATCATGATGGTCTAAAAGATATTATTGTATCTACTACTTCAGATGATAAAATAGGTTGGTATAAAAACAATAACGGTTCGTTTTCTTCTATAATTCAGATTACTAATAATGTTAATAATCCTAAATATTTTTTAATTGAAGATCTCGATAATGATAACTCATTAGAAATAATTACTTCGTCATATCAGTCTAATGAATCCGGGGGTCAAAAACTTTCAGTTTTCAAAAAAAGCCCCACATCAAGTTCTTATGAGGAAAACATAATAAATTTTCATTTTAGTGCTGCAAATGCAGTTCAAATAGCAGATTTAGATAATGATGGAAATAATGATATTATATCTGCATTCAAATCTATTGTATGGAACAAAAATCATGGAAACGATGTTTTTTCTTCTCAATATTTAATTTCTCAAAACATAAACAATTTATTTACATTAGATGTTGAAGTTAAAGATTTAAATAATGATGGATGGTTAGATATAATTGGAATAACTGGTGGCAATTTAGAAATTTATAAAAACATGAATGGCGAAAATTTCATTCCAATTCATACCCAAGTAATAGATGAAGAAGGAGAGGATATAGAAATTAGTGATGTAAATAATGATGGATATTTTGATATTTTAATTTCGCATAGAAATGGTGAAACACCAATAAGTAAAGTTATAAATAATGGAAATTTTGACTTTCAAAGTATAACACCTATCTACACTTTTGGAGGAACTGGATATAAAGCTTATAATTTCAAATGCGGAGATGTAGACAAAGATGGATATATAGATATTGTTGTTGGCGCAAGTGACGTTTCTGAAATTCATTGGTTAAAAAATGATGGAAATGGAAATTTCACATATCAATATATTGTATCTTCTATTGCATGTAATAAAATCGATATTGGCGACCTAGATAATGATGGAAACATAGATATTATAGCAGCTGGTAACTATAGCTATGGAAACTCAGATTTAAATTGGTTAGAAAACAACTCTGAAGGTTTTTCGTCTCCTACGAAAATTGATACTCAAAGCTTAAAATCAATAACATTAGGCGATATTGACAACGATGGTTTTCTCGATATTGTTGGGACTTCTTATGAGTATTATTCTCCTTACGATGAAAGGATTCTTTATTATTTATTTAAAGACGGTTCATTTGAAAGTCAAATGACTATTGAAAGTCTTGGTGATGCTCTTAGTTTAACAAAGGATGCAGTTTTAGGTGATTTAAATAATGATAACAAACTAGATATTGTTTCCAGTTATTATTTTATAAATTCTGTTAAATACTTTATGAATTCATCTACCTTATCTTTAGAAGATATTAATCTTACAAATTCTAGAAATTTTAAAATATATCCAAACCCAAGTATTGAGTTTATTTATTGGAATAAAAATTTAAATATTTCTAACATATCAATTTTTAATTCAATAGGGAAATTAATGTATCGCAATGATAAAAAGATTACTATTGATAAATTAAATGTGAGTTTCATTCCAAAAGGATTGTATTTTATTGTTGCGAAATCAGACCAATCTATATACACAACAAAGTTAATAATTAAATAA
- the priA gene encoding replication restart helicase PriA: protein MIHFINVILPIPLQKTFTYSVTEEEANFLQKGMRVAVSFGKTKMYTALVYEIHQTAPTLYEAKEINQILDEKPLVNEQQLKHWSWIAKYYMCSLGDVYRASLPSAFLLESETIVYKNEAFTDETILEDDEFLIFEALQHQSQLTIHQVADILGKKKVMPIVNELIKKSAIYIKEEIYEQYKPKLVKYVRLHADYSSDESLNSLLEELSRAKKQRDAVLTFFQLSTTKKPIKAKDLEEKANVSTSILKSLVDKNIFEFYHIKTDRISFKGDTNDLKKLNEFQEIALKEIKETFKEKDVTLLHGITSSGKTEVYTKLMQEVLDEGKQVLFLLPEIALTTQIITRLQVYFGNQISVFHSKYSMNERVEVWNNVLENKSKAQIILGARSSIFLPFSNLGLIVVDEEHETSYKQFEPSPRYNARDSAIVLSNIHKAKILLGSATPSLESYFNAEQKKYGFVELNRRHGNVQLPKIELIDVKDKHKKKEMKGHFSDRMLKLIQEALDEKEQVILFQNRRGFSPVVECKTCGISPQCPNCDVSLTYHKYRNELRCHYCNYQRAMPNSCGSCGSNTLDTKGFGTEQIELELKELFPDFKIGRMDLDTTRGKFGYQKIIGAFEAREIDILVGTQMLSKGLDFDNVTLVGILNADSMLNFPDFRAHERAYQLMVQVSGRAGRSKKQGNVAIQTYNPYHQILQQVSTTNYMEMYKEQLQERWQYKYPPYYRLIKITLKHKDYNKVDTGINWLFKALYNSFGEHVLGPTAPAVSRIRNQYIKNLVIKIPPKQNLANTKAQVTKIRNTFEAVKDFRPIRFIVDVDAY, encoded by the coding sequence ATTATCCACTTTATAAACGTCATATTACCAATTCCATTACAGAAAACATTTACGTACTCTGTTACAGAAGAAGAAGCTAATTTCTTGCAAAAAGGAATGCGTGTTGCTGTTTCTTTTGGAAAAACGAAAATGTATACAGCATTGGTTTATGAAATTCATCAAACTGCACCAACTTTGTATGAAGCAAAGGAAATAAACCAGATTTTAGATGAAAAACCTTTGGTAAATGAGCAACAATTAAAACATTGGAGCTGGATTGCTAAATATTATATGTGTTCTTTAGGCGATGTTTACAGAGCATCTTTGCCATCTGCTTTTTTGTTAGAAAGTGAAACTATTGTTTATAAAAACGAAGCTTTTACAGACGAAACTATTTTAGAAGATGACGAGTTTCTCATTTTTGAAGCATTGCAACATCAATCGCAATTAACAATACACCAAGTTGCAGATATTTTAGGTAAGAAAAAAGTAATGCCCATTGTAAATGAATTGATTAAAAAATCAGCCATTTACATTAAAGAAGAAATTTACGAACAGTACAAACCAAAATTGGTAAAATATGTTCGTTTGCATGCAGATTATAGTTCAGATGAATCTTTAAATTCCTTGTTAGAAGAATTATCAAGAGCAAAAAAGCAAAGAGATGCTGTTTTAACTTTTTTTCAATTATCAACAACTAAAAAGCCGATAAAAGCAAAGGATTTAGAAGAGAAGGCAAATGTTTCTACATCAATCTTAAAATCATTGGTTGATAAAAATATCTTCGAATTTTATCACATTAAAACCGATAGAATTAGTTTTAAAGGAGATACAAACGATTTAAAAAAGCTAAACGAATTTCAAGAAATTGCGCTAAAAGAAATCAAAGAAACTTTTAAAGAAAAAGACGTTACACTTTTACACGGAATTACAAGTTCTGGTAAAACAGAAGTCTATACAAAATTGATGCAAGAAGTTTTAGACGAAGGAAAACAAGTTTTATTCTTATTGCCAGAAATTGCATTAACCACACAAATAATTACTCGTTTACAGGTTTATTTTGGGAATCAGATTTCTGTATTTCACTCCAAATATTCCATGAACGAAAGAGTAGAAGTGTGGAATAATGTATTGGAAAATAAATCGAAAGCACAAATTATTTTAGGCGCTCGTTCTTCAATTTTTTTGCCTTTTTCTAATTTAGGTTTAATAGTTGTAGATGAAGAACACGAAACTTCCTACAAACAATTCGAGCCTTCACCAAGATATAATGCACGTGATTCTGCCATTGTTTTATCAAACATTCACAAAGCGAAAATTTTATTAGGTTCTGCAACTCCGTCTTTGGAAAGCTATTTTAATGCAGAACAAAAAAAGTACGGTTTTGTGGAGTTAAACAGACGTCATGGAAATGTGCAATTACCAAAAATAGAATTGATTGACGTAAAAGATAAGCACAAGAAGAAGGAAATGAAAGGTCATTTTTCGGACAGAATGCTCAAATTAATTCAGGAAGCTTTAGATGAAAAAGAACAAGTAATTTTATTTCAAAATAGAAGAGGATTTTCGCCTGTTGTAGAATGTAAAACATGTGGGATTTCACCTCAATGCCCAAATTGTGATGTTTCTCTAACGTATCATAAATACAGAAACGAATTGCGTTGTCATTATTGCAATTACCAACGTGCAATGCCAAATTCTTGTGGTTCCTGTGGAAGCAATACTTTAGATACCAAAGGTTTTGGAACCGAACAAATAGAGTTAGAATTAAAAGAATTATTTCCCGATTTTAAAATCGGTAGAATGGATTTAGACACAACTCGTGGAAAATTCGGTTATCAGAAAATAATTGGCGCATTTGAAGCCAGAGAAATCGATATTTTGGTGGGAACACAAATGTTATCGAAAGGTTTAGATTTCGATAATGTTACTTTGGTGGGAATTCTAAATGCAGATTCTATGCTGAATTTCCCAGATTTTAGAGCACATGAAAGAGCGTATCAATTAATGGTGCAAGTTTCTGGAAGAGCAGGAAGAAGTAAAAAACAAGGAAATGTCGCCATTCAAACTTACAATCCTTACCATCAAATATTGCAACAAGTTTCTACGACAAATTATATGGAAATGTATAAAGAGCAGTTGCAAGAACGTTGGCAATATAAATATCCACCTTATTACAGATTGATAAAAATCACTTTAAAACATAAAGATTATAACAAAGTTGATACTGGAATCAATTGGCTTTTTAAAGCATTATATAATTCTTTTGGCGAACATGTTTTGGGCCCAACTGCACCTGCAGTTTCTAGAATTCGGAATCAATATATTAAGAATTTAGTAATTAAAATTCCGCCAAAACAAAATTTAGCAAATACAAAAGCGCAAGTAACCAAGATTAGAAATACGTTTGAAGCTGTAAAAGATTTTAGACCAATTCGTTTTATTGTAGATGTGGATGCGTATTAA